A stretch of the Papaver somniferum cultivar HN1 chromosome 6, ASM357369v1, whole genome shotgun sequence genome encodes the following:
- the LOC113289345 gene encoding pentatricopeptide repeat-containing protein At1g05670, mitochondrial, which translates to MNRYAFSFSIHHRHHFNSLFIVRFLNQGTHSLDSPITINTTNRRPFPDYSPKKTTIKDSEIVHQISISIKQRRSETLHRILKPFESKFRRDYLIWVFMKIKYDYSLVFSFFDWARLRKDTTLEARCIVIHIAVASKNPKIAHELTYEFWRKPNLDINVSFSNFFEQLVYTFKDWGSDPLVFDIFFQALIDVGYFDEARNLFDKMLSYGVIISVDSCNCLLSRLSNNMSDDGGIETALKIFSEFPEMGVCWNTASYNIIIHALCRLDKVKEAQSLLLQMESKGCFPDVVSYSTVIDGYRRAGEIERAFEVVEEMSTKGLKPNPFTYNSIVVLLCKNGKVKEGERILREMMNQGVVPDNVVYTSLIDGFCKVNDLQAAHRICGEMQKQQLVPDTVTYTALICGLCRTGKMDEADKLFREMRNKGMILDEITYTSLIDGYCKAGDMKNAFALHNKMVQMGLTPNIVTYTVLVDGLCKRGEVETANELLQEMCGKGLQLNTCTFNSLINGLCKAGNIKQAVKMMEDMELAKLYPDAITYTTIIDAYCKAGEMVRAHNLLREMLDKGLQPTIVTFNVLMNGFCMLGMLEDGKRLLNWMLEKGIKPNATTFNSLMKQYSIHNNMKATTEIYRGMNTQGVMADSNTYNILIKGHSKARNMKEACYLHSEMVGKGFSLRATSYNSFIKGLYKKKKFAEARKLFEEMRREGLAVDREIYNIFLDLNYDDGNVETTLELCDEAIEKSLVDKNTKDTDQT; encoded by the coding sequence ATGAATAGGTATGCCTTTTCCTTCTCTATCCATCATCGCCATCATTTTAACTCTCTCTTCATCGTTAGGTTTCTGAACCAAGGAACCCATTCACTAGATTCTCCCATTACCATCAATACTACTAATAGAAGACCTTTCCCAGATTATTCACCGAAAAAAACCACGATTAAAGATTCTGAAATTGTTCATCAAATCTCAATTTCAATCAAACAACGTCGTTCTGAAACTTTACATCGCATTTTAAAACCCTTTGAATCAAAGTTTAGACGTGATTATTTAATTTGGGTATTCATGAAAATTAAATATGATTACAgtttagtttttagtttctttgatTGGGCTCGGTTACGTAAAGATACGACATTGGAAGCTCGCTGTATTGTAATTCATATTGCTGTAGCTTCAAAGAATCCAAAAATAGCTCATGAACTTACTTATGAATTTTGGAGGAAACCCAATTTGGATATCAATGTTTCGTTTAGTAATTTCTTCGAACAGTTGGTTTACACTTTTAAGGATTGGGGTTCCGACCCTCTTGTATTTGATATATTCTTTCAAGCTCTTATTGATGTTGGATATTTCGATGAAGCACGGAatttgtttgataaaatgttgaGTTATGGTGTGATAATATCTGTTGATTCTTGCAATTGTCTTCTCTCTCGATTGTCGAATAATATGTCTGATGATGGTGGGATTGAAACAGCACTAAAGATATTTAGTGAATTTCCTGAAATGGGTGTTTGTTGGAATACAGCATCTTATAATATCATTATCCATGCTCTTTGTAGATTAGACAAAGTGAAAGAAGCTCAGTCACTTCTGTTACAAATGGAATCAAAGGGTTGTTTCCCTGATGTTGTAAGCTATAGCACAGTAATTGATGGTTATCGGAGAGCTGGAGAGATTGAAAGAGCGTTTGAGGTTGTAGAGGAAATGAGTACTAAGGGTTTGAAGCCGAATCCATTTACTTATAATAGTATAGTTGTACTCTTGTGTAAGAATGGTAAGGTAAAGGAAGGAGAAAGGATACTGAGGGAAATGATGAATCAAGGCGTAGTTCCGGATAATGTGGTGTACACCTCTCTCATCGATGGGTTTTGCAAGGTTAATGATTTACAAGCTGCACATCGGATTTGCGGTGAAATGCAGAAGCAGCAGCTAGTTCCTGATACTGTAACATATACTGCTCTGATTTGTGGGTTATGTCGAACTGGAAAAATGGATGAAGCAGATAAGCTCTTCCGCGAGATGCGCAATAAAGGGATGATACTGGACGAAATAACTTATACGTCATTAATCGATGGTTATTGTAAGGCAGGAGATATGAAAAATGCCTTCGCCCTTCATAACAAGATGGTTCAAATGGGTTTGACGCCTAACATTGTTACCTATACTGTGCTGGTTGACGGCCTTTGTAAACGCGGAGAGGTGGAAACTGCCAATGAGCTTCTTCAAGAAATGTGCGGGAAAGGTCTACAGTTAAATACCTGTACATTTAATTCTCTCATTAATGGTCTTTGTAAAGCTGGAAATATAAAACAGGCCGTTAAAATGATGGAAGATATGGAGTTGGCTAAGCTTTATCCTGATGCTATTACATATACTACAATAATTGATGCTTACTGTAAAGCAGGTGAGATGGTTCGAGCTCACAATCTCCTCCGCGAGATGCTGGATAAAGGACTTCAACCAACGATTGTGACGTTTAATGTGCTGATGAATGGGTTCTGTATGCTGGGTATGCTAGAAGATGGTAAACGATTGCTGAACTGGATGTTGGAGAAGGGTATAAAGCCAAATGCCACCACATTCAATTCTCTTATGAAGCAGTATTCCATACACAATAATATGAAAGCTACTACTGAAATTTATAGGGGGATGAACACTCAAGGGGTAATGGCTGATAGTAACACCTACAATATTTTAATAAAGGGACATAGTAAAGCAAGGAACATGAAGGAGGCATGTTACCTGCATAGTGAAATGGTTGGCAAAGGGTTTAGTCTAAGAGCAACTTCTTACAACTCGTTCATCAAGGGtttatataagaagaagaaatttgcaGAGGCAAGGAAACTGTTTGAAGAGATGAGAAGAGAAGGTTTGGCAGTAGATAGAGAAATTTATAACATCTTTCTTGACCTAAACTATGATGACGGTAATGTGGAGACAACCCTTGAGCTCTGCGATGAAGCTATTGAGAAATCTCTCGTGGATAAGAATACAAAGGATACTGATCAAACCTAA
- the LOC113289346 gene encoding uncharacterized protein LOC113289346, with protein MGTTSATLPKVLFTTAATASTRRNSRTRNAVQIGGLNSFGGLKAHNSVASIGLPVCTEQSFAKFVNSLKSIPQGKKGGALSSTCSVAGEIFNIVLIMNGLTLVGVAVGFVLLRIEAFVEESE; from the coding sequence ATGGGGACGACATCCGCTACACTCCCCAAGGTGCTATTCACAACAGCTGCCACTGCGAGCACCAGGCGCAACAGTAGAACAAGAAATGCAGTGCAGATAGGAGGACTCAACTCCTTCGGAGGTTTGAAAGCTCACAACAGTGTAGCATCAATAGGACTTCCTGTATGCACTGAGCAATCCTTCGCTAAGTTTGTCAACTCTTTGAAATCAATACCTCAAGGTAAAAAGGGAGGAGCACTTTCATCTACCTGCAGTGTTGCAGGTGAGATATtcaatatagttttgatcatgaaTGGTCTCACTTTAGTGGGGGTTGCTGTTGGATTTGTTCTTCTCCGTATTGAAGCCTTCGTTGAGGAATCTGAATGA